Proteins found in one Labrenzia sp. VG12 genomic segment:
- a CDS encoding sulfatase-like hydrolase/transferase, which produces MSFLEKLYSGLKNRRFFTRDTLMFAFLAVLVPNAIYIFLSLFYCPFRTLFVLLLSFVCLIGLYVHRALFFVLLLAVMTVDALVLISNFFQMPLPMLFDSLRYAGNLSIQNSTIYLAAIGILLVSFALTYWVVSNAKRNKAAVNILPFFVVLAVYAGVDYWANAEPQEAALAKSRMSETYVPIDDAASLHSDVDSFLSRSGARNVLIVMVEGLGAFADPALRDTVWGPLLGADVAASYDVEGGSTIYFGSTTSGEVRELCHLKADYRDFRDRVSSDCLPARALKAGYRTAAFHAFTGTFFERFDWYPKIGFQDLNFLENKVGLAEDRSWPHCGVAFRGYCDTDVAGVVKDYLIKGDGDRKFAYWLTLNSHKPVQPGEVPARLGCDDGGVFNDVELCRMAEQWLQISHLVKDIALDPDLVETDIVLVGDHHPPLFTRSARKLFKPGKVAWLHLSPKAAAEHSTLAASYGAHR; this is translated from the coding sequence ATGTCGTTTCTGGAAAAGCTCTACAGCGGTTTGAAAAACAGACGGTTCTTTACCAGGGACACGCTGATGTTCGCGTTTCTGGCGGTGCTGGTGCCGAATGCGATCTATATTTTCCTGAGCCTGTTTTATTGTCCGTTTCGCACCCTCTTTGTGCTGTTGCTGTCCTTTGTGTGCCTGATCGGCCTTTATGTGCATCGCGCGTTGTTTTTTGTATTGCTCCTGGCCGTGATGACAGTGGATGCGTTGGTGCTGATCTCGAATTTCTTCCAGATGCCATTGCCGATGCTGTTCGATTCCCTTCGCTATGCGGGCAACCTGAGCATCCAGAATTCAACGATCTACCTGGCCGCCATCGGTATCCTGCTTGTGTCTTTTGCGCTGACTTACTGGGTCGTGAGCAACGCCAAGCGGAACAAGGCGGCGGTCAATATCCTGCCGTTTTTTGTGGTTCTCGCCGTCTATGCCGGCGTCGACTATTGGGCAAATGCCGAGCCCCAGGAAGCTGCTCTGGCCAAAAGCCGGATGTCGGAAACCTATGTTCCGATCGACGATGCCGCCAGCCTGCACAGCGATGTCGATTCTTTCCTGAGCCGGAGCGGTGCGCGCAATGTGCTGATCGTCATGGTCGAGGGCCTCGGCGCATTCGCCGACCCGGCCTTGCGCGACACTGTCTGGGGCCCCCTGCTGGGAGCGGACGTCGCTGCAAGTTACGATGTCGAAGGCGGCAGCACGATCTACTTTGGCTCCACGACTTCAGGCGAGGTCCGGGAGCTGTGTCATCTGAAGGCCGACTATCGCGATTTTCGGGACAGGGTCAGCAGCGACTGCCTGCCGGCCCGCGCGCTGAAGGCAGGCTACAGAACGGCCGCGTTTCATGCCTTCACCGGAACGTTTTTCGAACGTTTCGACTGGTATCCCAAGATCGGATTTCAGGACCTCAATTTCCTGGAAAACAAGGTTGGTCTTGCCGAAGACCGTAGCTGGCCGCATTGCGGCGTCGCCTTCCGCGGCTATTGCGACACGGATGTCGCGGGCGTTGTAAAGGATTACCTGATCAAAGGCGACGGTGACCGGAAATTCGCTTATTGGTTGACTTTGAATTCGCACAAGCCGGTCCAGCCCGGGGAGGTTCCCGCACGGCTTGGCTGTGACGATGGCGGCGTCTTCAACGATGTCGAGCTCTGCCGCATGGCGGAGCAGTGGCTGCAGATCTCCCATCTGGTGAAGGACATCGCGCTGGATCCTGATCTGGTGGAAACGGACATCGTGCTGGTGGGGGACCATCACCCGCCGCTGTTCACCCGCAGTGCTCGCAAGCTGTTTAAACCGGGCAAAGTTGCCTGGCTGCATCTGTCGCCGAAGGCGGCGGCAGAACACAGCACCCTGGCCGCTTCCTACGGGGCGCACCGCTAA
- the folP gene encoding dihydropteroate synthase has protein sequence MPTRTSYALPHIDGTGERPHVMGVLNVTPDSFSDGGRNVVVETALAHARQMIAEGADILDVGGESTRPGSDPVPLDVEWARLEPVLDEVIAMGTPVSIDTYKAEIARRACAAGAVIVNDVWGLQKDPAMAETVAEAGVHVVMMHNREAADSAIDILADIDRFFEVSMQLADRAGISKDKQILDPGFGFGKTIDQNFVILNRLEDLKKHGLPLLAGASRKRMIGAVLDVEVEDRLFGSVAVHLTAMMKGAAIVRAHDVRPHVDCARMLEATRLERNPI, from the coding sequence ATGCCGACCCGCACATCCTATGCCCTGCCGCATATCGACGGCACCGGTGAGCGCCCGCATGTGATGGGTGTCCTCAACGTGACGCCGGATTCCTTTTCCGACGGCGGCAGGAACGTTGTTGTTGAAACAGCGCTCGCCCATGCGCGGCAGATGATCGCCGAGGGAGCCGATATTCTGGATGTCGGCGGCGAAAGTACGCGGCCCGGTTCTGACCCGGTTCCGTTGGACGTGGAGTGGGCGCGGCTGGAACCGGTCCTGGACGAGGTCATCGCCATGGGAACGCCCGTGTCCATCGACACATACAAGGCCGAAATCGCGCGCCGGGCCTGCGCCGCCGGTGCCGTGATCGTCAACGACGTCTGGGGTCTGCAGAAAGATCCGGCCATGGCCGAGACGGTGGCCGAGGCCGGCGTTCACGTCGTGATGATGCACAACCGCGAAGCGGCGGATTCGGCCATCGATATCTTGGCCGACATCGACCGGTTCTTCGAAGTGTCAATGCAGCTGGCTGACCGGGCGGGCATTTCGAAAGACAAACAGATCCTCGATCCGGGTTTTGGCTTCGGCAAGACCATCGATCAGAATTTTGTCATTCTGAACCGCCTCGAGGACCTGAAGAAACACGGTCTACCGCTGCTCGCCGGAGCCTCACGCAAACGCATGATCGGAGCTGTTCTCGATGTTGAGGTGGAAGACCGCCTTTTCGGCTCCGTGGCCGTGCATCTGACAGCGATGATGAAAGGGGCGGCCATCGTCCGGGCTCACGACGTGCGTCCGCATGTCGACTGCGCGCGTATGCTGGAGGCGACACGCCTGGAACGGAACCCGATCTGA
- the folK gene encoding 2-amino-4-hydroxy-6-hydroxymethyldihydropteridine diphosphokinase → MTIENHMSAAPTRCALGLGSNLGDPTANLDDAVRRLEATSGITLVARSSNYRTPPWGPVPQDDFVNICVVIDTTLSPQDLLKRCLEIENKLGRVRDVRWGPRVIDVDVLIYGMETVAEPDLEVPHPRMGERAFVLIPLAEIWPDAPLADGRTAAAALATCPDQDGVVKLPES, encoded by the coding sequence ATGACCATCGAAAACCACATGTCCGCAGCGCCGACCCGTTGTGCCCTCGGGCTGGGCTCGAATTTGGGCGATCCAACCGCCAATCTTGACGACGCTGTGCGCCGCCTGGAAGCTACGTCCGGCATTACCCTCGTTGCCCGTTCTTCCAACTACCGGACGCCTCCATGGGGGCCGGTGCCGCAGGACGATTTTGTCAATATTTGCGTGGTGATCGATACGACCTTGAGCCCGCAGGATCTTCTGAAGCGCTGCCTTGAGATCGAAAACAAGCTTGGCAGGGTGCGTGACGTTCGCTGGGGCCCGAGGGTGATTGACGTCGACGTGTTGATCTATGGCATGGAGACCGTTGCGGAACCCGATCTTGAAGTGCCGCATCCGCGCATGGGCGAGCGCGCCTTTGTGCTGATCCCGCTGGCTGAAATCTGGCCGGACGCGCCTCTGGCGGACGGTCGAACGGCAGCAGCGGCACTGGCCACCTGCCCGGACCAGGACGGGGTCGTGAAACTGCCTGAGAGCTGA